A DNA window from Brassica napus cultivar Da-Ae chromosome A4, Da-Ae, whole genome shotgun sequence contains the following coding sequences:
- the BNAC04G48900D gene encoding uncharacterized protein BNAC04G48900D — protein sequence MSEQTYMYAYVTLPHHDQSEWYSQKCYRDGRRVVLASYDLKGPGRFSFKEKLRKSAKGMNEAAEQWVSEVRRGTTKRRFAIRVLRTKLGFYSFFLRSVGCITSCLGHRDVFVK from the coding sequence tgtcGGAACAAACGTACATGTACGCCTACGTAACGCTGCCTCATCATGACCAGAGCGAATGGTACTCACAGAAATGTTACAGGGACGGAAGACGGGTGGTGTTGGCAAGCTATGACTTGAAGGGACCAGGGAGATTCAGTTTCAAAGAGAAGCTTAGGAAGTCGGCTAAAGGAATGAACGAGGCGGCTGAGCAGTGGGTTTCAGAAGTACGGAGAGGTACGACCAAAAGACGTTTTGCGATCAGAGTTTTAAGGACAAAACTTGGCTTCTATTCTTTCTTCCTTCGTAGTGTCGGATGTATTACGTCTTGTTTAGGCCATAGAGATGTTTTCGTGAAGTAA